CGAACACCGCATCCACCGCCACGTTGGAGAGGCGCTTCTGCTCGCTCAGGGGGATGCCGAGCTTGTCGAAGGTTTCGAGCAGCTTCGGGTCCACCTCATCGAGGCTGGCCTTCTTCTCCTGCTGCTTGGGCGCCGCGTAATAGATGATCTCCTGGTAGTCGATCGGTGGATGGCCCAGGGTCGCCCAGTCGGGCTCCTCCATCTGCAGCCACTGGCGGTACGAGCGCAGACGGAAATCAAGCAGGAAGGCGGGCTCGTTCTTCTTGGCGGAGATCAGCCGCACCACGTCTTCACTGAGCCCCTTGGCGATCTTCTCGGTTTCGATGTCGGTGACAAAGCCGTACTTGTACGGCTGGCTCACCAGATCGCCGACGGTTGCGCTGCTCGCCATGGGGAAGGGGGCCGGTTCAGCCGGCGGTGAGGGACTGGACGTCTTCGAGACTGATGGTCTGCTGCTCGCCCCGGAAGGGGTTGTCTTCGGTGAGGAAGAGCATGCAGTGGCACTCCTTGCGCTCCCGCATCGGCACGCAGGGGCAGTTCCAGAACGCCTGGGCCACCTCGGCCTCCTTGTCCTCGTAGTGGCGGCAGGGGCAGAGGGCACCACCCAGCTCGTCCTTGTGGCGGGCCAGACCCTCGAGCACCACGGCGGTGACCCCGGGATCGCTGCAGAAGTAGGTGCCGGTGCGCTGGGCGTAGGTTTCCGCGAAACGGCGGATCACCTCCAGGCTTTCGGCACCGGCAGCAGGGGTCGTCGTGGTGGAGGCGTCGGTCATGGGCAGAGCGTCGGGTAGCGCGCACCGGTGGATCGAATAACGAAACACTTTGGTTTCGTTACTGCGGGAGCCTAAGGCACAGGCGTGGTCCGTTGACGGCATGGAGAGGTCATTGTGACGCCCCGGCGGGCACCACCGCCCGGCCCCCATTCCCCCGATGTGCGTGGCATGGTGTTTTGGTCAGACCACCCTCGTTTTGGTCAGACGTCCGTCATGAGCGCCCCCGCCCCGTCCTCCCCTGCCTCGGCCGGTCTCGCCGAAGGAGCTCATCCCACCCGGGATGCGGCCCTTTCCGTGCTGCTGAAGGAAGGTGAAGCGACGGCCTCCCAGCTGGGGGTGTCGGTGCAGGTCATGCGCCGGCACCTGCGCAGCCTCG
This genomic stretch from Cyanobium gracile PCC 6307 harbors:
- a CDS encoding ferredoxin-thioredoxin reductase catalytic domain-containing protein gives rise to the protein MTDASTTTTPAAGAESLEVIRRFAETYAQRTGTYFCSDPGVTAVVLEGLARHKDELGGALCPCRHYEDKEAEVAQAFWNCPCVPMRERKECHCMLFLTEDNPFRGEQQTISLEDVQSLTAG